One genomic segment of Desulfobacterales bacterium includes these proteins:
- a CDS encoding transposase — translation EFKCLKCGFSEHADYVGSLNILNRFLIGRYGADFKTDPIPLNTID, via the coding sequence GAATTTAAGTGTCTGAAATGTGGGTTTTCGGAACATGCTGATTATGTCGGCTCGCTTAATATTTTAAACCGATTCCTCATCGGACGATATGGTGCCGATTTCAAAACCGACCCAATACCATTAAATACTATTGATTAG